Proteins encoded within one genomic window of Bacteroides sedimenti:
- a CDS encoding DUF3109 family protein, whose translation MIQIDDTIISLDIFKEKFLCNLDACKGECCIEGDAGAPLEKEEVEQLKKVLPVIWEDLSPEAQAVIEKQGVCYKDEDGDLVTSIVNGKDCVFTCYDEKGCCYCAIEKAYREGKVDFYKPVSCHLYPIRVQNYSEFKAVNYHRWSVCKAAVLLGEKENVPIYKFLKEPLIRKFGEDWYTELEIAAEELKERGII comes from the coding sequence ATGATTCAAATAGACGATACCATCATCAGCCTGGATATCTTTAAGGAGAAATTCCTGTGCAACCTCGATGCCTGCAAAGGGGAGTGTTGTATTGAAGGTGATGCTGGTGCGCCATTGGAAAAAGAAGAAGTAGAACAACTTAAAAAGGTCCTTCCGGTAATCTGGGAGGACCTTTCTCCTGAGGCGCAGGCAGTCATCGAAAAACAGGGTGTTTGCTATAAAGATGAGGATGGCGATTTGGTTACTTCCATTGTAAATGGCAAAGATTGTGTGTTTACATGCTATGACGAAAAAGGATGTTGCTACTGTGCCATTGAGAAAGCGTATCGCGAAGGGAAAGTGGATTTCTATAAACCGGTGTCCTGCCACCTTTATCCTATCAGAGTACAGAACTATTCTGAATTTAAAGCGGTAAACTATCATCGCTGGAGTGTTTGTAAGGCGGCTGTTCTTCTGGGAGAAAAAGAAAACGTACCAATATATAAGTTCCTGAAAGAACCACTCATCCGCAAATTTGGTGAAGATTGGTACACAGAACTCGAAATTGCTGCTGAAGAACTGAAGGAAAGAGGAATTATTTGA
- the gpmI gene encoding 2,3-bisphosphoglycerate-independent phosphoglycerate mutase has translation MSKKALLMILDGWGIGNQSNADVIFNTPTPYWDYLVKTYPNSRLEASGENVGLPDGQMGNSEVGHLNIGAGRIVYQDLVKINKACRENTIMQNPEVVSAFTYAKENGKSVHLMGLTSDGGVHSSLDHLFKLTEISKEYGIENTFVHCFMDGRDTDPRSGKGFIEQLTDHCEKTTGKVATIIGRYYAMDRDNRWERVKQAYDLLVNGIGKKADCMATAMQESYDAEVTDEFIKPIVNAGVDGRIKEGDVVIFFNYRNDRAKELTIVLTQKDMPEAGMKTIPGLQYYCMTPYDSSFKGVHVLFDKDNVENTLGEYLSSQKKTQLHIAETEKYAHVTFFFNGGRETPYEGEERILINSPKVATYDLKPEMSAYEVKDALVAEINKNKFDFIVVNFANGDMVGHTGVYEAIEKAVKAVDACVNEVVETAKANGYEAIIIADHGNADNAVNEDGSVNTAHSLNPVPCVYVTENKEAKVENGRLADIAPTILKIMGLEIPKEMTGSVLIK, from the coding sequence ATGAGCAAGAAAGCACTTTTAATGATTCTTGACGGTTGGGGAATTGGTAACCAATCAAATGCAGACGTAATCTTCAATACTCCCACTCCTTACTGGGATTATTTAGTAAAAACATACCCTAATTCCCGCCTTGAAGCAAGTGGTGAGAATGTTGGATTACCCGATGGTCAGATGGGTAACTCTGAAGTGGGTCACTTAAATATCGGTGCCGGACGTATTGTATACCAAGACTTGGTAAAAATCAATAAGGCATGCCGCGAAAATACCATTATGCAGAATCCGGAAGTGGTTTCTGCTTTCACATATGCTAAAGAAAACGGCAAATCTGTCCATCTAATGGGATTGACTTCGGACGGGGGAGTGCACAGTTCACTTGATCACCTGTTTAAGCTGACTGAAATTTCAAAGGAATACGGTATCGAAAATACATTTGTTCACTGTTTCATGGACGGTCGTGATACTGACCCAAGAAGCGGGAAAGGTTTCATTGAACAATTGACTGATCACTGCGAAAAAACAACCGGCAAGGTTGCTACAATCATTGGCCGTTACTATGCAATGGACCGTGACAATCGTTGGGAACGTGTGAAACAGGCATATGATTTGTTGGTAAACGGCATTGGCAAGAAAGCTGATTGCATGGCGACTGCTATGCAGGAATCTTACGATGCTGAGGTGACCGACGAATTCATCAAGCCAATTGTAAATGCAGGAGTAGACGGAAGAATCAAGGAAGGCGATGTGGTTATCTTCTTTAACTACCGTAACGACCGTGCAAAAGAGCTTACAATTGTATTGACCCAGAAAGATATGCCGGAAGCCGGCATGAAGACTATTCCGGGATTGCAGTATTATTGCATGACTCCGTACGACTCTTCTTTCAAGGGTGTTCACGTATTGTTCGATAAGGACAATGTTGAAAATACATTGGGCGAATATCTTTCTTCTCAGAAGAAGACTCAGCTGCACATTGCAGAAACAGAAAAATATGCGCACGTTACATTCTTCTTTAACGGTGGACGCGAAACTCCATACGAAGGTGAAGAGCGTATTTTGATTAACTCTCCGAAGGTGGCAACTTACGACCTGAAACCTGAAATGAGCGCTTACGAAGTAAAAGATGCTCTGGTAGCTGAAATCAATAAGAATAAATTTGATTTCATCGTGGTGAACTTCGCAAACGGTGATATGGTGGGTCATACAGGTGTTTACGAAGCAATTGAAAAAGCTGTAAAAGCGGTTGATGCTTGTGTAAATGAAGTTGTTGAAACTGCGAAAGCTAATGGTTACGAAGCTATTATCATTGCCGACCACGGTAACGCAGACAACGCAGTTAACGAAGATGGTTCTGTGAACACTGCTCACTCTCTGAACCCTGTTCCATGTGTTTATGTAACAGAAAACAAAGAGGCTAAGGTGGAGAACGGTCGTTTGGCTGATATTGCTCCAACAATCCTGAAAATTATGGGACTGGAAATTCCGAAAGAGATGACTGGTTCAGTATTAATTAAATAA
- a CDS encoding DUF3795 domain-containing protein yields MEKQIEINKELVAFCGLYCAACRQYLKGECAGCQKNEKAQWCKVRTCCLEKGYASCADCSINVADCKKFSNFVSKMFAFFFNSDRKACIDRIKAIGAEEYAREMAGKGLQTIKKR; encoded by the coding sequence ATGGAAAAGCAGATAGAAATAAACAAGGAGCTGGTTGCCTTCTGTGGGCTTTATTGTGCAGCCTGCCGGCAATATCTTAAAGGTGAATGTGCTGGATGTCAGAAAAATGAGAAAGCACAATGGTGTAAGGTTAGAACTTGTTGCCTGGAAAAGGGTTATGCCTCTTGCGCAGATTGCTCTATTAACGTTGCCGACTGCAAGAAGTTCTCGAATTTTGTGAGCAAGATGTTTGCATTCTTCTTTAATTCAGACAGAAAAGCCTGTATTGATAGAATTAAAGCGATAGGAGCTGAAGAGTATGCCCGCGAAATGGCAGGAAAAGGACTTCAGACAATCAAAAAACGATAG
- a CDS encoding RHS repeat-associated core domain-containing protein, whose product MLFNQCESIEKTNPYIPFGMTFGEGITTSDQRYKYNGKELDRIHCLNLYDYGARHYDAVIGRWETLGPLAEKYYSISPYVYCVNNPIRYIDPNGNGHIFNL is encoded by the coding sequence GTGTTGTTCAACCAATGCGAATCCATCGAGAAGACCAACCCTTATATTCCCTTTGGCATGACCTTCGGGGAAGGAATCACCACCTCCGACCAGCGCTACAAGTACAACGGCAAAGAGCTGGACCGCATACACTGCCTGAATCTCTACGATTACGGTGCACGGCATTATGATGCAGTTATTGGCAGGTGGGAAACTTTGGGTCCGTTGGCGGAGAAGTATTATTCTATTTCGCCGTATGTTTACTGTGTGAATAATCCGATTCGGTATATTGACCCGAATGGAAATGGACATATATTTAATTTATAA
- a CDS encoding flavodoxin domain-containing protein: MKTAILYFSKYGTTRKVAGMIQSRLKGDEVTMIDLKEEQSPDLSYYDRIIVGSSVYVGSAKKKFKEFCLANYLPLFAIKEVGLFLCGMEPDEFKQQEEMERSFPEELRRHSKARGFMGGELLMEKMNFLDRVIVKKVMKTTESVYNINEKAIDQFVEKMLS, translated from the coding sequence ATGAAGACGGCTATTCTCTATTTCTCGAAATATGGCACAACCAGGAAGGTGGCCGGGATGATACAATCTCGCCTGAAGGGTGATGAAGTGACCATGATTGATTTAAAGGAAGAACAGTCTCCCGACCTTTCTTATTACGACCGCATTATAGTGGGAAGCTCAGTATATGTAGGCTCGGCAAAGAAGAAGTTTAAAGAGTTCTGTTTGGCCAATTATCTGCCTTTATTTGCTATTAAGGAAGTTGGGTTGTTTCTGTGCGGAATGGAACCGGATGAGTTTAAGCAGCAGGAAGAGATGGAACGCTCGTTTCCTGAAGAGTTGCGCCGTCATTCAAAAGCAAGAGGTTTTATGGGTGGCGAGCTTTTAATGGAAAAGATGAATTTCTTAGATCGTGTTATAGTCAAAAAGGTTATGAAAACCACTGAATCGGTTTACAATATAAACGAAAAGGCGATTGACCAGTTTGTGGAAAAGATGCTGAGTTAA
- a CDS encoding ribonuclease HII, which produces MLLPYLNKDLIEAGCDEAGRGCLAGSVYAAAVILPAGFKNEQLNDSKQLTEKQRYELRTVIEQEAVTWAVGIVTPEEIDKINVLNASFLAMHRAIDQLKVRPEHLLIDGNRFKKYHETPHTTVVKGDGKYLSIAAASILAKTYRDDYMNRLHEEFSVYDWNNNKGYPTKKHRAAIAQHGTTPYHRMTFNLLGDGQLSLDF; this is translated from the coding sequence ATGCTTTTACCCTATTTAAATAAAGATTTGATTGAAGCCGGTTGTGATGAGGCTGGCCGTGGATGTTTGGCTGGTTCGGTTTATGCAGCAGCCGTTATTCTTCCTGCCGGTTTTAAGAACGAACAGCTGAACGACTCCAAACAACTGACCGAGAAACAGCGCTACGAGCTTCGAACAGTGATTGAGCAGGAAGCGGTTACCTGGGCGGTTGGTATCGTAACTCCCGAAGAGATAGATAAAATCAATGTCCTCAATGCCTCTTTTCTAGCCATGCATAGGGCAATCGACCAACTGAAGGTGCGGCCCGAGCATCTGCTGATTGATGGAAACCGATTCAAGAAATACCACGAAACACCACATACCACGGTTGTGAAAGGAGATGGTAAGTATCTGTCGATTGCCGCAGCTTCTATTCTCGCCAAAACTTATCGAGACGATTACATGAACCGTCTGCACGAAGAATTTTCTGTGTATGATTGGAACAACAATAAAGGCTATCCTACCAAAAAACATCGGGCAGCTATTGCCCAACATGGCACAACTCCTTATCACCGGATGACATTTAACCTGTTGGGAGATGGGCAGCTCTCGCTTGATTTTTAA